A single region of the Austwickia chelonae genome encodes:
- the pdhA gene encoding pyruvate dehydrogenase (acetyl-transferring) E1 component subunit alpha, with protein sequence MTSSPEPTTGSGSTRAAQRKTSSVRQGGSGRPRRSAEADARAAKAAAQVVDHAESHPPFQAGLIPAPEPVRFLDEHGQRVTPITEDYTAPDDDLAAECYRRMVVGRRFDVQATALTKQGRLAVYPSSRGQEACQVGSVLSIREDDWFFPTYRDSVALVSRGLDPVEVLTLLRGDAHCGYDPAATYTAPQCTPLSTQLLHAAGVAYGERRQGRDRVALAFIGDGATSEGDFHEALNFAAVFKAPVVFVVQNNGWAISVPLSKQTAAPSLAYKGIGYGVVCEQVDGNDALAVLAVVGKAVDWARAGKGPVLAELHTYRMEAHTNADDASRYRTAEEVEEWSHRDPVVRLETYLRSVGRLDDESVAAVAAEGESAAAELRDRMNVDPSPSPESLFEHVYATMSPQLVEQREMVLAELAAEQAGPQDDARKGH encoded by the coding sequence ATGACGAGCAGCCCCGAGCCCACCACGGGATCAGGCAGCACCCGTGCTGCACAACGTAAGACGTCCTCCGTACGTCAAGGGGGATCGGGCCGTCCGAGACGGTCGGCCGAAGCGGATGCCCGCGCGGCGAAAGCCGCCGCCCAGGTCGTCGACCATGCCGAGAGTCATCCGCCCTTCCAGGCCGGTCTGATCCCGGCACCCGAGCCGGTGCGTTTCCTCGACGAACACGGTCAACGGGTCACCCCGATCACCGAGGACTACACCGCCCCGGACGACGACCTGGCGGCGGAGTGCTACCGGCGGATGGTCGTCGGGCGTCGGTTCGACGTACAGGCCACCGCGTTGACGAAGCAGGGACGGCTGGCCGTCTACCCCAGTTCACGGGGTCAGGAGGCATGCCAGGTCGGATCGGTGCTGTCGATCCGTGAGGACGACTGGTTCTTCCCCACCTACCGGGACTCGGTGGCCCTGGTGTCCCGAGGGTTGGACCCGGTGGAAGTGTTGACCTTGCTGCGCGGCGACGCCCACTGCGGATACGACCCTGCGGCCACGTACACGGCCCCGCAGTGCACGCCGTTGTCGACGCAGCTGCTGCACGCGGCAGGAGTGGCCTACGGGGAGCGTCGGCAGGGCCGGGACCGGGTGGCCCTGGCGTTCATCGGTGACGGGGCCACGTCCGAGGGCGACTTCCACGAGGCGTTGAACTTCGCGGCGGTCTTCAAGGCGCCGGTGGTCTTCGTGGTGCAGAACAACGGATGGGCGATCTCGGTGCCCCTGTCGAAGCAGACGGCGGCGCCGAGCCTGGCCTACAAGGGCATCGGTTACGGCGTGGTCTGTGAACAGGTCGACGGCAATGACGCATTGGCCGTGCTGGCCGTCGTGGGCAAGGCCGTGGACTGGGCGCGGGCGGGCAAAGGCCCGGTGCTGGCGGAATTGCACACCTACCGGATGGAGGCGCACACCAATGCCGACGATGCGAGCCGGTATCGCACCGCAGAAGAGGTCGAGGAGTGGAGCCACCGTGACCCGGTGGTCCGTTTGGAGACCTATCTGCGTTCGGTGGGTCGTCTCGACGACGAATCCGTCGCCGCGGTGGCCGCGGAAGGGGAGTCGGCGGCGGCCGAGTTGCGCGACCGGATGAACGTCGACCCGTCACCCTCGCCGGAGAGTCTGTTCGAACATGTCTACGCGACGATGTCGCCGCAACTGGTCGAGCAGCGGGAGATGGTCCTCGCCGAACTCGCCGCCGAACAGGCCGGCCCCCAGGACGACGCCAGGAAGGGGCACTGA
- a CDS encoding alpha-ketoacid dehydrogenase subunit beta: MAQVTFAAALNQALRDALAADERVSVFGEDVGVAGGVFRITDGIARDLGDDRCFDTPLAESGIVGFAIGMCMSGLRPVVEMQFDAFAYPAFEQITSHVAKMRNRTCGRLSLPMVIRVPYAGGIGGVEHHCDSSEAYYVHTPGLRVYAPATVEDAYVLLRAAIDDPDPVVFLEPKRLYWSKADVDLRDLAHRHDRVPPGRAVVRRKGTDVTLVTYGPGVPVAVEAAEAAVEEGWSVEVVDLRTLDPYDDATVVESVRRTGRCVVVTEAQGFAGVGAEIAARVQERAFHSLAAPVLRVTGLDIPYPPPKLEHLHLPGVDRVLDAVARLQWSDQPDLRHADATTGGAR; the protein is encoded by the coding sequence ATGGCACAGGTGACTTTCGCCGCCGCCCTCAACCAGGCGTTGCGTGATGCTTTGGCCGCCGACGAGCGGGTCTCCGTCTTCGGTGAGGACGTGGGCGTCGCCGGGGGCGTCTTCCGGATCACCGACGGCATCGCCCGCGACCTGGGCGACGACCGTTGTTTCGACACTCCGCTGGCCGAATCGGGGATCGTGGGTTTCGCGATCGGGATGTGCATGTCGGGGCTGCGACCGGTCGTGGAGATGCAGTTCGACGCCTTCGCCTATCCGGCGTTCGAGCAGATCACCTCGCATGTCGCGAAGATGCGGAATCGGACCTGTGGCCGGTTGAGCCTGCCGATGGTGATCCGGGTGCCCTACGCCGGTGGCATCGGCGGGGTCGAGCACCACTGCGATTCGTCGGAGGCCTACTACGTCCACACCCCGGGGCTGCGGGTGTACGCCCCGGCCACCGTGGAGGACGCCTATGTCCTGTTGCGGGCGGCGATCGACGACCCGGACCCGGTGGTCTTCCTGGAACCGAAGCGGCTGTACTGGTCGAAGGCCGACGTGGACCTGCGTGATCTGGCGCACCGGCACGACCGGGTGCCGCCGGGGCGGGCCGTGGTGCGCCGGAAGGGTACCGATGTGACCTTGGTGACCTACGGCCCCGGCGTCCCGGTGGCGGTGGAGGCGGCCGAAGCGGCCGTCGAGGAAGGCTGGTCGGTGGAGGTCGTGGATCTGCGGACACTGGACCCGTACGACGATGCCACCGTCGTGGAGTCGGTGCGCCGCACCGGGCGTTGTGTCGTGGTGACCGAGGCGCAGGGCTTCGCCGGGGTCGGCGCGGAGATCGCCGCCCGCGTCCAGGAGCGGGCCTTCCACTCCCTGGCCGCCCCGGTACTGCGCGTCACCGGCCTCGACATCCCCTACCCCCCACCGAAATTGGAGCATCTGCATCTTCCTGGTGTGGACCGGGTGCTTGATGCCGTCGCCCGCTTGCAGTGGTCGGACCAGCCCGACCTGCGACATGCCGACGCCACCACCGGGGGTGCCCGATGA
- a CDS encoding dihydrolipoamide acetyltransferase family protein: MTTKTFLLPDLGEGLTEAEIVSWAVSVGDEVAVDQVIATVETAKAQVELPCPFAGIVASLHGEAGAVLNVGAPFVTVEVEAPARTTERLTEERAGSGNVLIGYGTSEAARTRRRRVVTVGGQNGSAATPGQTSHAASQREFAFGAMPQDAPLPGSRPGEAVRVISPLVRRLAADHGVDLRRVPPGAPGGIITKRDVEAAIAAGLAGTLRPEFTCTPSMDGPPAGQPAEATALSSAVSSAVPGRPGSRLVDERVPITGVRKVIADKLGQSRREIPDATTWVDVDATGLRTMRDDLARCLPEARIGYLALLARIVVAGLTRFPELNARVDTAAGEIVRVGAVHLSFAAQGPRGLVVPVLHHADALTTQELAQQVRGVVERAKAGTLTPEEMTGGTFTLNNYGVYGVDGSTPIINHPEAGMLGVGRVVDKPWVVDGALAVRPVTQLSLTFDHRVCDGGVAGGFLRYVADCVECPGALVAGV, encoded by the coding sequence ATGACGACGAAGACCTTCCTGCTGCCGGACCTGGGCGAAGGGCTGACCGAGGCGGAGATCGTCTCCTGGGCGGTGTCCGTCGGCGACGAGGTCGCCGTGGACCAGGTCATCGCCACCGTGGAGACCGCGAAAGCACAGGTGGAACTGCCGTGTCCGTTCGCGGGGATCGTCGCATCCCTCCACGGCGAGGCCGGAGCGGTGCTCAACGTCGGGGCACCCTTCGTCACGGTGGAGGTGGAAGCCCCCGCCCGTACGACCGAACGGTTGACGGAGGAACGCGCCGGATCGGGCAATGTCCTCATCGGGTACGGCACCTCGGAAGCCGCTCGGACCCGTCGACGCCGGGTTGTCACGGTAGGCGGTCAGAACGGGTCCGCAGCGACGCCAGGGCAGACCTCGCACGCAGCTTCACAACGTGAGTTCGCTTTCGGGGCGATGCCGCAGGACGCGCCACTGCCCGGCTCTCGCCCAGGTGAAGCCGTACGGGTGATCTCCCCGCTGGTGCGCAGACTGGCCGCCGACCACGGCGTCGACCTACGCCGGGTCCCGCCGGGCGCCCCCGGCGGAATCATCACGAAACGCGATGTGGAAGCAGCGATCGCGGCCGGGCTGGCCGGCACCTTGCGGCCGGAGTTCACCTGCACCCCGTCGATGGACGGTCCACCGGCCGGGCAGCCGGCGGAGGCGACGGCGCTGTCGTCCGCAGTGTCGTCTGCCGTGCCCGGCCGTCCGGGCTCTCGGCTGGTCGACGAACGGGTGCCGATCACCGGTGTCCGCAAGGTCATCGCCGACAAGCTCGGCCAGAGCCGCCGGGAGATACCCGACGCGACGACCTGGGTCGACGTGGACGCCACCGGGCTACGGACGATGCGGGACGACCTGGCCCGCTGTCTCCCGGAGGCACGGATCGGCTATCTGGCGTTGCTGGCACGGATCGTCGTGGCCGGGCTGACCCGGTTCCCGGAGTTGAACGCCCGGGTCGACACGGCAGCCGGTGAGATCGTCCGGGTCGGCGCAGTACACCTGTCGTTCGCGGCACAAGGCCCGCGCGGCCTGGTCGTCCCGGTGCTGCATCACGCCGACGCGCTCACCACCCAGGAGCTGGCACAACAGGTGAGAGGTGTGGTGGAGCGCGCCAAGGCGGGGACGCTCACGCCCGAGGAGATGACCGGCGGGACATTCACGTTGAACAACTACGGCGTGTACGGCGTGGACGGGTCGACACCGATCATCAACCACCCGGAGGCAGGCATGCTCGGAGTAGGGCGAGTCGTCGACAAACCATGGGTGGTGGACGGCGCCTTGGCAGTACGGCCGGTGACACAACTGTCGCTGACCTTCGACCACCGGGTGTGTGACGGCGGGGTCGCCGGGGGCTTCCTCCGATATGTCGCCGACTGTGTCGAATGTCCCGGGGCGCTGGTGGCCGGGGTATGA